From Armatimonadota bacterium, one genomic window encodes:
- a CDS encoding efflux RND transporter periplasmic adaptor subunit: MTAVIVALLGLAGWAGWRQVAAKRGRKPAPAQTAIPVSVATVAEAELESVVNVTGTVEPDRKVTLASQIPGKVTAVTVDEGDRVRAGQVVVRLEDDDVRAQAAQARAAVQAAQAAREMARTRLELALAGARPQERAQAEQVVRQAQAALDNAHAELRRAEDLFDSGAISEQQLELTRTQRKVAEAQYQTAREQLDLVREGARREDIEAARAQVAQAQAGMAQAQAALQAAQVTLAKAVMHSPLDGAVSARMVDPGQSILPGMELLEVVDNRQVYVKATVSESEVRAVRRGQPVRVQVDAYPDESFAGVVSDLLPAAREETRMFQVRVGVPNPQGRLKAGMFARGAVVTARLRALALPRRAVVVEGARRLAFVVEGGKAHVTALDLGIEHGDLVQVTSGLGAGAQVVISGQDRLRDGDAVKVGGGG, from the coding sequence GTGACGGCCGTGATCGTCGCTCTCCTGGGGCTAGCCGGGTGGGCGGGGTGGCGACAGGTTGCGGCCAAGCGGGGCCGCAAGCCGGCGCCCGCGCAGACGGCGATCCCGGTCAGCGTGGCCACGGTGGCGGAGGCGGAGCTGGAGTCCGTGGTCAATGTCACGGGCACGGTGGAGCCGGACCGCAAGGTGACGCTCGCCTCCCAGATCCCGGGGAAGGTGACGGCGGTGACGGTGGACGAGGGCGACCGGGTGAGAGCGGGGCAGGTAGTGGTGCGGCTGGAGGATGACGATGTGCGGGCGCAGGCGGCGCAGGCGCGCGCCGCCGTGCAGGCGGCGCAGGCCGCGCGCGAGATGGCGCGGACGCGGCTGGAGCTGGCACTGGCGGGGGCGCGGCCGCAGGAACGCGCTCAGGCGGAGCAGGTCGTGCGCCAGGCGCAGGCGGCGCTGGACAACGCGCACGCGGAGCTGCGCCGGGCGGAGGATTTGTTCGACAGCGGCGCCATATCGGAGCAGCAGTTGGAGCTTACGCGCACGCAGCGCAAGGTCGCCGAAGCCCAGTACCAGACCGCGCGCGAGCAGCTTGACCTGGTGCGTGAGGGCGCGCGCAGGGAGGACATCGAGGCGGCGCGAGCACAGGTGGCGCAGGCGCAGGCGGGAATGGCGCAAGCGCAGGCGGCGCTGCAGGCGGCGCAAGTGACGCTCGCCAAGGCGGTGATGCACAGCCCGCTCGACGGCGCCGTCTCCGCGCGCATGGTGGACCCGGGGCAAAGCATCCTGCCCGGGATGGAGCTGCTGGAGGTGGTGGACAACCGCCAGGTGTACGTCAAGGCGACGGTGAGTGAGAGCGAGGTGCGAGCGGTGCGCCGCGGCCAGCCGGTGCGGGTGCAAGTGGATGCCTATCCCGACGAGAGCTTCGCTGGGGTGGTGAGCGACCTGCTGCCGGCGGCGCGGGAGGAGACGCGCATGTTCCAGGTGCGCGTGGGCGTCCCCAACCCGCAGGGGCGGCTCAAGGCGGGCATGTTCGCGCGCGGGGCGGTCGTCACCGCGCGCCTGCGCGCGTTGGCGCTGCCGCGGCGGGCGGTGGTCGTGGAGGGGGCGCGCCGGCTGGCGTTCGTGGTGGAGGGCGGCAAGGCGCACGTGACGGCGCTTGACCTGGGCATCGAGCACGGAGACCTGGTGCAGGTCACGAGCGGCCTGGGCGCGGGCGCGCAGGTGGTGATCAGCGGCCAGGATCGTCTGCGCGACGGCGACGCGGTCAAGGTCGGGGGAGGCGGCTGA